Proteins encoded in a region of the Neodiprion virginianus isolate iyNeoVirg1 chromosome 2, iyNeoVirg1.1, whole genome shotgun sequence genome:
- the LOC124298637 gene encoding protein NDRG3 isoform X6: MPSDSMDDIELKNIQLQFPELRYPTRDEKLIREERVETDKGTLLVAIHGNQGKPAILTYHDLGLNYISSFQAFFNYIDMRILLENFCVYHVNAPGQEEGAPTLPENYTYPSMDELAEQLQFVLGHFGLKSVIGFGVGAGANILSRFALVHPEKVNALCLINCVSTQAGWIEWGYQKLNVRHLRSQGMTQGVLDYLMWHHFGRGTEERNHDLVQVYKSYFERRVNPTNLALFIDSYVRRTDLNIVRELDPTRKKEGLTLGVPVINITGSLSPHVEDTVTLNGRLDPTNSSWMKISDCGMVLEEQPGKVSEAFRLFLQGEGYVVKAPRKLVTSTSLEVAPLSPTKISDYRLASLYLEICNQKSEWLSATIHITENPISEAVVC; the protein is encoded by the exons ATGCCTTCAGACAGTATGGACgacattgaattgaaaaacatcCAGCTCCAGTTCCCGGAATTGAGATATCCCACCCGGGACGAGAAGCTGATCCGGGAGGAGCGGGTTGAAACGGACAAAGGGACACTGTTGGTTGCCATTCACGGAAATCAGGGAAAACCTGCAATTTTAACCTATCACGACTTGGGCCTTAACT ATATCTCGAGTTTCCAggcatttttcaattacatcgACATGCGCATTCTTCTGGAGAACTTTTGTGTTTACCACGTAAATGCCCCAGGACAAGAGGAAGGTGCCCCCACGTTGCCGGAAAA CTACACTTATCCGTCTATGGACGAGCTCGCCGAACAGCTGCAGTTTGTCCTCGGTCATTTTGGACTCAAGTCTGTGATCGGCTTCGGAGTTGGTGCTGGCGCCAATATACTCTCGCGGTTTGCCCTGGTTCATCCAGAAAAAGTTAACGCACTGTGCCTCATCAACTGCGTCTCCACGCAGGCCGGTTGGATTGAGTGGGGTTACCAAAAATTGAATGTCCGACACCTCCGGTCTCAGGGAATGACGCAAGGTGTCCTGGATTACCTCATGTGGCACCACTTCGGAAGG GGTACCGAGGAGCGCAATCACGACTTGGTCCAAGTCTACAAGAGCTACTTTGAGCGACGAGTGAACCCAACGAATCTGGCCCTTTTCATCGACAGCTACGTTCGTCGCACGGACCTAAACATCGTCCGCGAGTTGGATCCAACCCGCAAGAAGGAGGGGTTGACTCTGGGAGTGCCCGTAATCAACATCACTGGTTCGTTGAGCCCGCACGTCGAAGATACCGTGACGTTAAACGGTCGTCTAGATCCGACCAACAGTTCCTGGATGAAG ATCTCCGATTGCGGAATGGTGCTCGAAGAACAGCCGGGCAAAGTTAGCGAAGCTTTCCGACTATTCCTTCAGGGCGAAGGATACG TGGTGAAAGCCCCGCGGAAGCTTGTGACGTCGACATCACTCGAAG TTGCTCCTCTGTCACCAACGAAGATTTCCGACTACCGGTTGGCGTCGCTTTACCTGGAAATCTGCAATCAAAAGTCCGAGTGGCTATCGGCGACTATTCACATCACCGAGAACCCCATATCAGAGGCAGTCGTTTGTTAA
- the LOC124298637 gene encoding protein NDRG3 isoform X5, translated as MPAAASAEESALLGTMPSDSMDDIELKNIQLQFPELRYPTRDEKLIREERVETDKGTLLVAIHGNQGKPAILTYHDLGLNYISSFQAFFNYIDMRILLENFCVYHVNAPGQEEGAPTLPENYTYPSMDELAEQLQFVLGHFGLKSVIGFGVGAGANILSRFALVHPEKVNALCLINCVSTQAGWIEWGYQKLNVRHLRSQGMTQGVLDYLMWHHFGRGTEERNHDLVQVYKSYFERRVNPTNLALFIDSYVRRTDLNIVRELDPTRKKEGLTLGVPVINITGSLSPHVEDTVTLNGRLDPTNSSWMKISDCGMVLEEQPGKVSEAFRLFLQGEGYVVKAPRKLVTSTSLEVAPLSPTKISDYRLASLYLEICNQKSEWLSATIHITENPISEAVVC; from the exons cACCATGCCTTCAGACAGTATGGACgacattgaattgaaaaacatcCAGCTCCAGTTCCCGGAATTGAGATATCCCACCCGGGACGAGAAGCTGATCCGGGAGGAGCGGGTTGAAACGGACAAAGGGACACTGTTGGTTGCCATTCACGGAAATCAGGGAAAACCTGCAATTTTAACCTATCACGACTTGGGCCTTAACT ATATCTCGAGTTTCCAggcatttttcaattacatcgACATGCGCATTCTTCTGGAGAACTTTTGTGTTTACCACGTAAATGCCCCAGGACAAGAGGAAGGTGCCCCCACGTTGCCGGAAAA CTACACTTATCCGTCTATGGACGAGCTCGCCGAACAGCTGCAGTTTGTCCTCGGTCATTTTGGACTCAAGTCTGTGATCGGCTTCGGAGTTGGTGCTGGCGCCAATATACTCTCGCGGTTTGCCCTGGTTCATCCAGAAAAAGTTAACGCACTGTGCCTCATCAACTGCGTCTCCACGCAGGCCGGTTGGATTGAGTGGGGTTACCAAAAATTGAATGTCCGACACCTCCGGTCTCAGGGAATGACGCAAGGTGTCCTGGATTACCTCATGTGGCACCACTTCGGAAGG GGTACCGAGGAGCGCAATCACGACTTGGTCCAAGTCTACAAGAGCTACTTTGAGCGACGAGTGAACCCAACGAATCTGGCCCTTTTCATCGACAGCTACGTTCGTCGCACGGACCTAAACATCGTCCGCGAGTTGGATCCAACCCGCAAGAAGGAGGGGTTGACTCTGGGAGTGCCCGTAATCAACATCACTGGTTCGTTGAGCCCGCACGTCGAAGATACCGTGACGTTAAACGGTCGTCTAGATCCGACCAACAGTTCCTGGATGAAG ATCTCCGATTGCGGAATGGTGCTCGAAGAACAGCCGGGCAAAGTTAGCGAAGCTTTCCGACTATTCCTTCAGGGCGAAGGATACG TGGTGAAAGCCCCGCGGAAGCTTGTGACGTCGACATCACTCGAAG TTGCTCCTCTGTCACCAACGAAGATTTCCGACTACCGGTTGGCGTCGCTTTACCTGGAAATCTGCAATCAAAAGTCCGAGTGGCTATCGGCGACTATTCACATCACCGAGAACCCCATATCAGAGGCAGTCGTTTGTTAA